A part of Arachis hypogaea cultivar Tifrunner chromosome 12, arahy.Tifrunner.gnm2.J5K5, whole genome shotgun sequence genomic DNA contains:
- the LOC112728040 gene encoding rubisco accumulation factor 1.2, chloroplastic gives MMALSVSSVVKSLYFSGNHSRNHGPNRNHSFKHNKQHSFSVSASLNPSPYIPRSKPPQQQQLYQPFRPPPSPLPSQFATLDTAGRIEVLANRLGTWHEYAPLISSLIQDGFTPPSIEELTGISGVEQNRLVVAAQVRESLQQSNTDPDVLSAFDTSGAEILYEIRLLSASQRSAAARYIVDNKFDGKGAQNLARAMKDFPGRRGEKGWESFDYTLPGDCLSFMYYRQSREHKNPSDQRTSALEQALKVAVTEKAKNTVLEELKGEGDTDEEKGNEVGRGVLVPVVRLKYGEVAEATSVIVLPVCKAEKGEKEVMEAPFECRSEGEFRIVRAEKAWGSWVVLPRWEPVATMGRGGVVVSFVDARILPWKVNRYYKEEPILVVADRENTEVVADDGFYLAKVDGHDGLMVQRGSALKENGVKESLGMVVLVVRPPKDDTDDQLSDEDWN, from the coding sequence aTGATGGCACTGTCAGTGAGCAGCGTGGTGAAGAGTCTCTACTTCTCTGGCAATCACAGCCGCAACCACGGCCCCAATCGCAACCACTCCTTCAAACACAACAAACAACATTCATTTTCAGTTTCGGCCTCTCTAAACCCATCGCCGTATATTCCCAGATCCAAACCCCCACAGCAGCAACAACTCTACCAGCCCTTTCGACCACCGCCTTCACCGCTCCCCTCGCAGTTTGCCACCCTCGACACCGCCGGCCGCATAGAAGTTCTCGCCAACCGACTCGGCACATGGCATGAGTACGCTCCCCTTATCTCCTCCCTCATCCAAGATGGCTTCACCCCTCCCTCTATTGAAGAGCTCACCGGCATATCCGGCGTCGAGCAGAATCGCCTCGTCGTCGCTGCTCAAGTCCGGGAGTCACTCCAACAGTCAAATACTGACCCTGACGTCCTCTCCGCCTTCGATACCAGCGGCGCTGAGATTCTCTACGAGATTCGCCTCCTGAGTGCTTCCCAGCGCTCTGCCGCCGCCCGTTACATAGTGGATAATAAGTTCGATGGAAAGGGAGCTCAGAATTTGGCGCGCGCTATGAAAGATTTCCCTGGCAGGAGAGGGGAGAAGGGTTGGGAGAGCTTCGATTACACTCTCCCCGGAGATTGTCTCTCTTTCATGTATTACCGGCAAAGCAGGGAGCACAAGAACCCTTCTGATCAGAGAACTTCTGCGTTGGAACAGGCGCTGAAGGTTGCCGTCACAGAGAAGGCGAAGAACACGGTTCTGGAGGAGTTGAAGGGGGAAGGAGACACGGATGAAGAGAAGGGGAACGAGGTCGGAAGAGGTGTTCTTGTGCCGGTGGTGAGGTTGAAGTACGGTGAGGTGGCGGAGGCTACCTCGGTTATTGTGTTGCCGGTATGCAAGGCGGAAAAGGGAGAAAAGGAGGTTATGGAGGCACCGTTTGAGTGCAGGAGCGAGGGTGAGTTCAGGATCGTGAGGGCAGAGAAAGCGTGGGGGAGCTGGGTGGTTTTGCCCCGGTGGGAACCGGTGGCTACGATGGGGAGAGGAGGAGTTGTGGTTTCATTTGTGGATGCGAGGATTTTGCCATGGAAGGTGAATAGGTATTACAAGGAGGAGCCTATTTTGGTGGTGGCTGATAGAGAGAATACGGAGGTAGTTGCGGATGATGGGTTCTATTTGGCTAAGGTTGATGGTCATGATGGTTTAATGGTTCAGAGGGGTTCAGCATTGAAGGAGAATGGCGTCAAGGAAAGTTTGGGAATGGTTGTATTGGTTGTTAGACCTCCCAAGGATGACACTGATGATCAACTCAGTGATGAAGACTGGAACTAA